GTCTGCGTAGAACACACTGTTCTCTGGTGCAGACATCTCGATTCCGTGCACCTTATCACTCTGCATGAGGCAGATGTCATCAAACACATGACCCTCAATGAACCCTGTGTAGAAAATATACAGTAATTATGGGAAATGACGTCGTGATGATGTCATGTAGAACATCTAGATGCACAATTTACACTTAAAGACAATGATAACTATAAGAATGCTATGGAAACGTAATCATGTACcataaagtggtcatatggctaaaaatatttatttatttcgttTGAAACACTACGTCACGTTCAGTCTGTTTATACGTCTGTCACGAATTGTCGGATATGACGtcatgatgacgtcatgaaaATTAAGGCTTTTCTCTGCTCGGATGAGTCGATTCACTGAAGTTCTCTTAAATGTTATAGTGACAGTATGTGATGTTCTTATTGATATGCGCTGCGGCTATTTTCACAGATAGTTCTTAAAGTTTGAAGAATTCTGTTCACATACAATTCATCCTTGTGTGTTGGCAAAGGATTCAGacttaaaataatgtaaaaacagacagacagacagacagacagacagacagacagatacatagatagatagttagatagacaAAAATTATaggaaagaaaacaattatgacgtcacttgcacatatgtacatgttttcatAGAGGACGATTATGGTGTCACCGGCCAATGAAGTAGATGAAACATAAACACGTAAACAAGTGATATACCGATTTTAACATTTGAGAGTTTGGTTGGGTCCACTCCCGTCGGATTTCCTTCTTTGACATAGAATTTGGCATAACTGTACTCGTAATGGGTCAATGGATCAACAAAGTCAAATAGTGCCACACGCTCTGGAGATTTCACATAACCAACACAGCCATCATACCATCCCCCAAGAATACCTACACAGGGTAATTAAGAATAATTATCAGGAAaaatggtatgtatgtatgtatgtatgtatgtatgtatgtatgtatgtatgtatgtatgtatgtatgtttgtatgtatgtatgtatgtatgtatgtatgtatgtatgtatgtatgtatgtatgtatatgtgtatgtgtgtatgtgtgtgtatgtatgcatgtatgtatgtacgtacgtatctgtgtgtgtatgtatgtatgcatatagaACAAGACGGACAACTTATTCTCACATATGCATGCgactatagtaatgcatgtgaagagCGTGGAGCGGGAGTTATGGTGTTGAACAAGGAATCAGATATTTTTATGACacgcctaggcagtaatattctatttccgGTACCGAGAATATAGATATACACAGTATGCAAATGTTTACCTCCTCCAGCTACTGGCCTTTGACCTTCGACCTGGTGGTAACAGTTTTTGACGTTATCATACACAAGTTCACAGTGTTTGCCTGCATGGTTACAAACTGTAACATAAATGTTAACATCAAACGTCAATGTCCCCATATCTGACTCATTATCTAGCTCATCTAACTCATTATCTCTCATTATCTAATTCATTATTTGACTCATTATCTGAATCATTATCTAACTCACTATCTGACTCACTAACTCACTATCCAACTCATGATCAAATTCACTATCTAACTCATTATCTCTCTAGTCTCACTCAAATTAACTCAACTTGTGAATATTCCTTCCGCTAAACCTTTTCTCTCACCTACAATCATTACATCCAGCGCTctttaaataaacataattcCCAACTAACGATCGAATTTCAGATAGTGACATTCACCATCAAGTGGGGTGTTTACAATGAAATCAAAAAGTATTTTCCTGGCGTCAGCCAGAGAATGTTTTTCTCTGACCCAACGAAAAATAAGTCCTGGCGCTAGATAAGAGTGTCGAAAAGGGGTCTCTCTTTTTACGACAATGTCAATAAAGTATATAGTGTACTGGTTTGTACAATATTCAACATAAAACTTAATTCTTGCAGAGACGTACAGTGCGTACACTATCAGATGACGTATGCTAACCTGCATTGATCAATTCTAAGAGGAATCCTTCAAATTTCCCCTCTTCATTTCTAAAACGGAAAATCGAAAATGACATAAATTACTAGAACAATTATTAACATAACATGCATATCACTGCATTCGAAGTAATTAACTTGAAGTATATGGTTGCTTTTTCATTTCTACAACGCAATTTTGGTTAAATTGAGACAAATCTTCGTCCGGCGTGAGAAAACCTTACTAAGATTATAACATTTTATCGTGTAACGGTAAAAACATTAAAGtaactgttacattttaattaataGACCTGCCAGACAAAATTGACATTGTTAGTGTATACACACTGTTGATGGCATGCTAAGATAATCATAGCTCGAGCAAAGGTAATGTAGCAATGTTCTTAAAGCTTGTGTCATTATACACACATTTGTCTATTATCGTACCAAAGAAGACGATACAACGTAGCGATGGTATTTAAACAAGCTAGAAGTCGTTTTATTTCAAGTCAGCTGGTCTCCATTGTAAAAGAATTGAAGCAAGGGTGATTGACAAgttcaatatacatacatgtgttcgTTATGATCTCCGTTCCAGAGATGAATAGCAAATAGCCAGGGACGGTCAACTTTATCCTTGCTCACATCCGGGTTCGTCTTCTCTACGGTGGCGTGATGCATTCGCTTGTACAACATACGACGGTACAATGATGGGAAGGAATAGTCCTGTAAAAATGAATTCTTGGCATTTTGTatcatcattatttatttattacttgtTGCAGAATATGCTTTTATATTGCTTTTATTAATCTTCTTAGACTATTACCCACTAGTTTGACTAGTACCtgtgcaatagggaacttgcgatcaagactgagcatgctcagacgcaaaggactatgggattatctgtggttagcgtaatacctaatctggagctaccgataaaataaacctcccacactggtcagggtaactatgaattgatcatttgtggttaagaACAATGTAACATAATTTAATCCGTCATTTTTCTAATACCCTCTGCAACTCTATATCGGTAACATATTCAATATAGATCACATCTCCCCCATCTTGGCCAAATAACCTGCTGTTTTCCCTCAACAATTTATGGAAATCTATTTATTTGACACAGACCCATACTGTGTCTGTGACATAGTTACAATCCAAATTCtagcatttttttttgtcaacgTTCACCCAAAAGGTGTCTCGTTAAACGGAATTTGTTGAAACAATGGGGAAGAGACAGTATGGCATAATGATATACAAGATATCTATAAGGCAAAACATCAACGATATTTGTTGTACTTTAATCCAAGCAATCCTATCAGCCAAGCTTAACTACAATGTTGTACAGACTTCCTGAAACCATAAACCTATAACAACTTACTCTAGAAATCTGAGCTATAAAAatctgattgactgattgattgatgtcaAAGAATCCCCTATGATGCAAAAACACTTCTAACAATGCCAGTGAGAATTATAATGTAGGTTATTGAAAGTattcatcaacattaacattacactATTAAGAATGTTTAATCAAGGTTAATTATGAGTAAAAAGCTAGTGTCACTGTAATAACGTGAAAACCtgtgtttattttgacatgaacttataattatacttctaagatgtttttttttaacatttgaaaacttgattctttgaaatattattcaagatttaaaaacaaataactaCTCACTGCATCATACATGTTGCCGTACCACGAGTCATGTCCTGTGCTAGCtgtgaaaatatgaatttttaacatatgaaataaaacactATTCAATGTGAACGTGTACAATTCATTCGAAGATAGGGTTGTTGGGACAAACGCGcgatgaacaaacaaacaaacaaacccacagacagccagccagacagacaggcgggcaggcagacaggcgGGCAGGTAGACAGATGCGGTCTACCAGTTTTTACCAGATTAGAAAAGTGGACTTAGGCTCTAGATCTGCCCCAACCCCGAAATCAGCAGACTTGGcacaaatttgtcatttttgccAGAGCATAATTCCTTCAAACACAACCTCTAGGCCTTTGCCGTAAAAGGGACAGATAGTTTTACGACAATGCAAATATTAGAAGTCCAGGCAACAACGTTAATGTCATTAACCAGGTCATCCTTTAAACTTTAACTGCTGCCGTGTATGTAATAATTTCGCTGACTGAAACGGAGATCAGGAAAGCAGCTAACTTCTCAccacattgtatttcaatatatcgTAATACGTAAATATAAGCTCTGCAACTACAATTTCTTAACCACTACTCTGGTCTATTATATATTTTAGAATAACATCTCTATTCAGTACAGTTAAATAATCATAAGTATGATTTGGCATTGCGACTGACGACGAATCATGAAAATACGTGAAAACAGTTGATTGTTCTTTTTACCTGCtgcagttaccatggtaaccgaAATAACAAAAATAGTCCACATCCTGAGATGTCTGTATGTTCTTGTACGCCGATTTGTCGTAGCCAGGGCTATTGTTGAAACCTGTATGGCTGGTATATGCAAGATAACACTATATCAGGTGATAGTCTGAATACAATACATTTGATAGATTTGATGACATCGACCAGTTATTGTCTAGTTCTCTGGGTCATAGGCTGCTAAACCGGACGACAGGTTGTGATAAAGACGGGGTCTATGATAAAGGGTCACTAGCAGTATCTGTTAGCCTGACCTTCGTATTTTGATCTTTTGTAGttaaatctttaaaaaatattcattaCCCAACTTTGTAATGCAtgagtgtgtgcgtgcgtgcgtacatgtatatacatacgtacatacagacTACATACCCAAAcaagatagatagagagatagatagatagatagatacatacacacacacatacatacatacatacatacatacatacatacatacatacatacatacacacacacacacagaatacaatgcaggcaggcaggcagacagacaggcaggcagacagacagacagacagacagacagacagacagacagacagacataaataattaaatactcTTTCTATATGCTGGAGAGAGGGCGCTCCAAGTGACTGGCTCTGTGTTCATGTTGAGACAGGCTGCACCTATTCATGGTTCGTATTCGATATGTCCACTGTAAATAACTCAGACACAAACAGTAATGATTCACATGTTGTAGTTAACTTATAATCACTGTACAATTGACTTTTAAGGGCCAACACACTGGGTTGTGTCTTTAACCCAGTACTGTACTAAAAGACATTCCTAGTTGACTACATTCCTAACCCAAACCTTACTGCGCAGTCTCGCAGTCCAAAATAATTCGGTAAACGACACATACACAACAGACAATCTCTACCTGCTAGATCGGTCCTATCTTTCTTGAAAAATAGCAGTTTATTTGGAAAAAGAAATTATAACAAAGCTAAAAATCTAACATAAATAATTCCTGTGTAGTATCTAAAATGGCCCTTAATAATTCCTTTTGATTTCTTAGTACTCTGAACACTAAATTCACAATTAGTCGTGACATCCTGCTCAAGTTTCTTGATATTTAGGTCCCTTTCTTTTATCACAAAGTTTTTTATGGTGTCACATTCTTCTCTTGCAGTTTGATTTCTAATCTTGATATTTCAGCACTTTGCCAGAGCTTGAAATTACCAGAGGTCcagtgtccacagactaccaattcttgccatggggctaccataatatATAGCTTGTAGCCCACTCTAGCCACCACTCATTATGTAATGATTTAAGGTTGGCAGATTCAcagacataaaagtattttacatgtaatatcacacacattTTCCAATATATAGAGAAAATTTCTATTAAAACGTCAAAAGGTCACAATGAATGATGGTGTacaaattgtacaatgtatattttctcTACACTGGAGAATACAAGCTATCTGTATTGCACGTCAATTATTGTTCTCAATACTCATACACTGGTAATTTACTTTTATAGAAAAAGCATGTACTACTGTAACAAATTACTTGAATAGGAACACCAGAAACATTGTctacataaaattaacatacataaaaaaaacaacgaaaatgtttacaaacattCATTGTCCCAGGATCATTGTCGAATATGTGCGTCAGACATGTTCTCTTTGACGGCTGCACAGCAGACAAATCACCATCTCTCTTGTCCTTTGGCTTCGGTGGTAGTCTTGTTGGTGTATATGAACTGCCATCTGCTGACAGGGAGTCAGGACACACATCGGCGGGTCAATTTAGAACACGGAAAGTGTtgttataaaaaataaacaaaaacgaTGACTCtaattcaacaaatgaaaatcattcTAATAAATCTACCCATAGAAACGCGTATACGGCTCAACGCATACATCTTGACAAGTAATTTTTAGAGTAAACTGTCGATTAAGATAACTAAATCACTGAAAACACTCCTGGGGTGGTCTAAATTTGAACCAGGAACTTCAAATTTTAACCCAAAAGAAAAATAGTTAGTTCACTAAGCAGACAGACAACAGACGTACTATTCGAAATTGCGCCTTTTGGAGGTCACGGTTCGATTTTTGCCAACGACAGTTCAGCTTCAGAACAAACAATCTTGCACGAGGagaaaaatgcaaaataagtAGTCAATTTTAACCATTTATAAATCCTTGTGGATATATAATTTCCGGCAATTCTTACCTTAGAACAGAAATACTCGTGTTTACTGATTTTGTCGGTGTTTAGTTCATCCCACGGCGTGGCGTCTCCCACACGCCTTTATCCACCGCGCCGCAGACATTTTTCTAGTTGGCAAGCGTTGTCGGTTTGGGGAATGGGACACAGTGGATAGTAGGTTATGTGCCCAGATACCACTCATCTGATTTGCACGTACGTTAAGCACATCTTTCAACCATTTTCGATTGAAATACCGCAAAACCACAGCAAAAACATGAACGGCAGTACTGCAGCTCATCACGTACAGTGCAGTGTTGATCACGACTCAGTGTGGGACAAAATGGCGTGATTTTATTTACCGAGTTCTGATTGGCTAAGAGTTCTGTTTGATTGACAGGAGTGGAACCATAAAGATGATGGCTGTAATACTCTGCCTGTCATGCCTCACTAAAAATAAATACTAGAGTTCTAAAAAGTACTTAcagtaattttattctcttctACCGGCTAACAATAATTATTCAATGACAGACTGATATGATGAGTAACATTACAACCAAATTGTTACAGAAAAACAAGGCAATTCCAGGAAAATGTGTAGGTGGTGTTTGGAATTTTTTTCCATTCATGACGTATTCAAGTAGTTTGCATATATCCTGAAAACATTTTCTCGATGAAGAAtagtaaatttatttattgaacaCATTCAGATTGGTCTTGGAATGTAGacaaaaacaacatgaaaataatcagaagagttcaaaggtcagatTTCTAACAGTCTTCTGTGTTCGTCTATGGAGACTGTGATGATGTCTATGTGGTTGCTCGTACACAGTCAAATGGGTAATCTGAAAGTGAATAAcagaaagtattattattatttcattatatctGAAAATATTGTGCTGGTTTGGTTTCTAAATTATTAATTTAGCTGAGTTAATATAGCTTACAAGTTTAATCCTGATCATTCAAGTGCTTAGCTGATATATAGATtctatcaatcaatcgattgaatgattgattgattgattgattgattgattgattgattgatttattgattgattgatttattgattgatttattgattgaccAACGTTATTTAGAGATACTAAGGAGGTGATTTGTTGTAAGATAAATGTTTTTCTAATCttcgatctgtctgtctgtctgtctgtctgtttgtctgtctgtctgtctgtctgtctgtcttcagtTTGTAGTCATTGCCTCGATACAGAATCTATCGATAGCAATCAGCGTAATTTACTTGAGTatgtacaagccaagttattgtcagTGTATCCATCACGACAAGTCGTGTCTACTTTACTAGTTCTAAAGTACTAGAATGATGTGTCAGTCCTTATtttgtcataaattatgcttgaaaatatataattgtgttatCAAAAACATCTTCttttcattcagctggaaaacaGTTTTGACTTAAAAGTTTTGTCATTTCGTGTAGTGACTCGTAGTaaaaagaccccttaggtcactactATTTGAGAATAATAATCAATTTGATTAATATACACTACCGTGCTTGTTTTGACTGTCTTGACACACTTTGTAATATTCTCCACTCTCCTTCATTTCAGCCAGGGATTTGTTAAACCACTGACGTAGAGGGCTCCCTTTCAGGGTGATGATGGAAAGTAAAGAGTCGCTGCATGTCACACTTGGTCCAACTTCATCGACATGTTCTCCATCACTTGGCTTGATTTCTTCAGGTGATGCGAAAACAAGATCgacctttttaaaaaacatataTCAGAATAATAAGttaatttttttacaatgttacTTTACCTTAAATTGTATCGTCTGTCAAGTTTTACTCAAGTAAAAATGCTTACATAATAAccatttcaaaatgattttaatgtcaTTACAGGatttatataacattacaactgtcttctggcattgttagaactgttgattgattgcatagtagggatttcttgaacattttaaatacgtatgataaattacgttaTCGGATCGTTTATCAACTTTATCTTGATACCGGGTTCATGAGTTCAGTTacttgcaagtgatggttaaatgTGCTCCAGTAAGTGGAATACTGCGAGTATCTTttgaatatgcagcaaaaactacaCCCAAACACG
The Glandiceps talaboti chromosome 23, keGlaTala1.1, whole genome shotgun sequence genome window above contains:
- the LOC144453072 gene encoding uncharacterized protein LOC144453072 produces the protein MNTEPVTWSALSPAYRKTIQVSTIALATTNRRTRTYRHLRMWTIFVISVTMVTAAASTGHDSWYGNMYDADYSFPSLYRRMLYKRMHHATVEKTNPDVSKDKVDRPWLFAIHLWNGDHNEHINEEGKFEGFLLELINAVCNHAGKHCELVYDNVKNCYHQVEGQRPVAGGGFIEGHVFDDICLMQSDKVHGIEMSAPENSVFYADQYHLIRGLQKEEVDVVFVTPRYVPKEEEHVEEIGPAITCGDPYLYVITRKGSPLRQWFNKSLTEMKESGEYYKVCKDSGKIHGHKFDCV